The genomic region TCGGGCCTGCACTGCGAACTGTTCGAAGTCGACAGCTTCCTGTCATGGGGCACCCCGAATGACCTGCGCACGTTCGAATACTGGCAGTCGTGTTTCCACAAATGGGCAGGTCACCCTTATCGACTGCAGAACGATGGTCGGATCCCGCGCGACGCTGTTGCCGAACTCGAGTCTCGTTATCAAGCAACGGTGCCAGCATTACCAGGCACCGCAGCATGATCAAGCGTGAGCTTGCAGTCTTTCTGGTCGTAGGCTCGCTGACTGTCCTGATCGACTTCCTGACCTATCGCGGCCTGGTCTGGACTGGGTGGATGAGTGTCGACCAGGCCAAAGCGGCCGGCTTTCTGACCGGCACCCTGTTTGCTTACTTTGCCAACAAGGTGTGGACTTTCGGCCACAAGGAGCACGCACCTGGCAGCGTATGGCGTTTCGTCCTGCTGTATGCAATCACGTTGAGCGCCAACGTTCTGGTCAATGCCGGATGCCTGGCGTTACTCAGCACAATGTCCATTGCAGTCCCGGTTGCATTTTTGATTGCCACGGGTGTATCGGCCGTTCTCAACTTCCTTGGAATGAAGTTGTTCGTGTTCAAGACCAGCAACCTGGAGAAGTCATGAAGTTTTCGCTCATCATCCCCTGCTACAACGAGTCGGCCAATTTACCGCTGCTGCTGGAACGCTGCAAAGGCTTGGTCGAACAACCTGGCGTAGAGGTGATTCTGGTCGACAATGGCTCCACCGACGACAGCCCGCAGGTTCTGGAGCGTCTCTTGCCGACCTATCCCGGATGCAGAAGCGTTCGAGTCGACATCAATCAAGGTTATGGTTTCGGCATTCTTTCCGGTCTGCGTGCAGCCAAGGGCGAGATTCTCGGCTGGACCCATGCAGACCTGCAAACCGACCCAATGGACGCCATGCATGGCCTGGCGTTCTTTGACCAGCACGGGCCAGACATTTTCGTAAAAGGACGTCGCTTCGGCCGACCATTGGCAGATGTCGTGTTCACCTTCGGCATGAGCGTTTTCGAAACGGTTCTGCTCGGCAAACCGATGTGGGATATAAATGCGCAGCCCACCATGTTCTCCAAGGCTTTTTTTGAGCGCTGGCAGGCTGCACCATCAGATTTTGCACTTGATCTGTATGCGTACTACCAAGCCCATGTTCAGGGGCTGAAAGTTTATCGATTTGCTGTGCATTTTGGTGAGCGCGCCCATGGCGTTTCGCATTGGAACGTGAACTGGGCCGCGAAACGGAAGTTCATCCGCAGAACTGTCGATTTCAGTTTGCAACTTAAGAAGAGTCTAAGGACATGAAGCTCATATCGCATCGGCGTAACACCCGCCAGGAACTCAATGCTACTGAAGAAAAATATGGCATTGAAGTCGATATCCGCAGCTACGGTAACGACTTGATCATTCACCACGACCCCTGCGTGCCAGGTGAATCGTTTGATGAGTGGATTGCCGACTATCGGCACGGCACGCTGATTCTGAACGTCAAGGAAGAAGGCCTGGAAGCACGCTTGATCGCGCTGATGAAAGAGAAAGGAATTGAAGATTACTTCTTCCTCGATCAATCCTTTCCGTTCCTGATCAAGTGGTCCAAAGCCGGCGAACGCCGTTGCGCCGTCCGTGTGTCCGAGTTCGAATCGATCGAAACGGCGCTGACGCTGGCAGGCAAGGTTGAT from Pseudomonas sp. GGS8 harbors:
- a CDS encoding GtrA family protein; this encodes MIKRELAVFLVVGSLTVLIDFLTYRGLVWTGWMSVDQAKAAGFLTGTLFAYFANKVWTFGHKEHAPGSVWRFVLLYAITLSANVLVNAGCLALLSTMSIAVPVAFLIATGVSAVLNFLGMKLFVFKTSNLEKS
- a CDS encoding glycosyltransferase family 2 protein, yielding MKFSLIIPCYNESANLPLLLERCKGLVEQPGVEVILVDNGSTDDSPQVLERLLPTYPGCRSVRVDINQGYGFGILSGLRAAKGEILGWTHADLQTDPMDAMHGLAFFDQHGPDIFVKGRRFGRPLADVVFTFGMSVFETVLLGKPMWDINAQPTMFSKAFFERWQAAPSDFALDLYAYYQAHVQGLKVYRFAVHFGERAHGVSHWNVNWAAKRKFIRRTVDFSLQLKKSLRT
- a CDS encoding phosphatidylinositol-specific phospholipase C/glycerophosphodiester phosphodiesterase family protein; protein product: MKLISHRRNTRQELNATEEKYGIEVDIRSYGNDLIIHHDPCVPGESFDEWIADYRHGTLILNVKEEGLEARLIALMKEKGIEDYFFLDQSFPFLIKWSKAGERRCAVRVSEFESIETALTLAGKVDWVWVDCFTQFPLSHDDAKRLQDAGFKLCLVSPELQGRNAEAEIPMLAKLLADRNIVAEAVCTKRPDLWETLAANA